One part of the Parabacteroides distasonis ATCC 8503 genome encodes these proteins:
- a CDS encoding sensor histidine kinase — protein sequence MNIRLRFKLIALLIVLSLAGLLVFQGYWLKGLYDTLYKQMEINIEEAMKIADYKELFLRIRSIKKEQGALGPQTQDVYFSSELDPSNKQKMDAKASIHPQKEDPDLNREDIFKTANPDSHMKLHIDYGDEEDFSSIDSTLTDYLYVIGEVEDMVQQAMHANIDSIKPIDFKTYNKLLTSELEARNIVTEHELVTIYKPNNGDEKGWMHLDKPERFTTWKNPVHFDYPLHNESTLQYRLFLKSPASVILTQMKGILISSFLLLLLIICAFIYLLRTILKQKTVEELKTDFTNNMTHELKTPISVSYAAVDALLNFSDPVNEKQKKYLTIVKDQLIHLTGLVEQILTLAVENRSTFRLRPETISLNELVNSLIEQYKLKASKPVEFTCSIPEDIELVADRTHLYNMLSNLIDNAIKYADKEPCRIEATARQDNHETTISITDNGPGISEANQRQIFDKFFRVPSGNIHNVKGYGLGLYYVKDMMGKHGGTARVESVPGKGSTFTLHFK from the coding sequence ATGAACATCAGACTTCGTTTTAAGTTAATCGCTTTGTTGATCGTCCTATCGCTGGCCGGGCTTTTGGTTTTCCAAGGATACTGGCTGAAAGGTTTATATGATACATTATATAAACAGATGGAGATCAATATAGAGGAAGCGATGAAGATCGCCGACTATAAGGAGTTGTTCCTGCGCATCCGATCTATCAAAAAAGAACAGGGAGCGCTGGGACCTCAAACCCAAGATGTGTACTTCAGCTCAGAGCTAGATCCGTCTAATAAGCAGAAGATGGACGCAAAAGCTTCGATCCATCCGCAGAAAGAAGATCCTGACCTTAACCGGGAAGATATCTTCAAGACGGCAAATCCCGACTCACACATGAAACTACATATCGATTACGGGGATGAGGAGGACTTTAGCTCGATAGACTCTACCCTAACGGATTACCTATATGTAATCGGCGAGGTGGAGGACATGGTGCAGCAAGCGATGCACGCGAATATAGATTCTATAAAACCAATTGATTTCAAGACCTACAACAAATTATTAACCTCGGAGCTGGAGGCAAGAAACATCGTAACGGAACATGAGCTGGTAACGATTTATAAACCAAACAACGGGGACGAGAAGGGTTGGATGCATCTGGACAAGCCGGAACGATTCACTACGTGGAAAAACCCCGTGCATTTCGATTACCCGCTCCATAACGAGAGCACGTTACAATATCGCCTGTTCCTCAAATCGCCGGCCAGCGTGATACTCACCCAGATGAAAGGCATCCTGATCTCCTCCTTCCTATTACTTTTGCTGATCATTTGCGCTTTCATATACTTACTCCGCACCATCTTAAAGCAAAAGACCGTGGAAGAATTGAAGACCGATTTCACCAACAATATGACGCATGAGCTGAAAACCCCGATCAGCGTCAGCTATGCCGCCGTAGACGCATTATTGAACTTTAGCGATCCCGTCAACGAGAAACAGAAGAAATACCTGACGATCGTTAAAGACCAACTTATCCATCTTACCGGATTGGTGGAACAAATCTTGACACTCGCCGTAGAGAACCGCAGTACCTTCCGCCTGCGCCCCGAAACCATCTCATTAAACGAGTTGGTGAACTCCCTCATCGAGCAATACAAACTGAAAGCGAGCAAACCCGTGGAGTTTACTTGCTCCATCCCCGAGGATATAGAATTGGTGGCCGATCGTACCCACCTATATAATATGTTGAGCAACCTTATCGATAACGCGATCAAATACGCCGACAAGGAACCTTGCCGCATCGAAGCGACAGCCCGGCAAGACAATCACGAAACGACAATCTCCATAACCGATAACGGCCCGGGTATCAGCGAAGCCAACCAGCGGCAGATATTCGACAAGTTCTTCCGGGTTCCCAGCGGGAATATCCACAACGTGAAAGGTTATGGCCTAGGATTATATTACGTAAAAGACATGATGGGTAAACATGGAGGAACAGCCCGTGTGGAAAGCGTCCCCGGCAAAGGCTCCACCTTTACCCTGCATTTTAAATAA
- a CDS encoding S1C family serine protease — translation MKINNFIISTVSIICLYSCAHKSGHGERNDKIVTSQQSQSVLVSPNKKARNVTISVVNNRGDKNKLDGSQIFSKYNTSVFMVFTSDGYNMYQGSGFFINKDGLAVSNYHVFKGTGIGEEGIKLAGSDKVYKVEEVIMSSENEDFILFRVDVSNTDFIPVAKYKPNVGEKVYAIGSPRGLENTFSSGEVSQWRDKNLMQISALIDHGSSGGALINEYGEVVGITSGSFADGSQANLNYAWSIDVIKPYVKNK, via the coding sequence ATGAAAATAAATAATTTCATAATATCAACAGTTTCTATTATATGTCTGTATTCATGCGCTCATAAATCAGGACATGGTGAAAGGAATGATAAGATTGTAACTTCACAACAGTCACAGTCAGTACTAGTGTCTCCTAATAAAAAAGCAAGGAACGTCACAATATCAGTTGTAAATAATCGTGGTGATAAAAATAAGCTTGATGGTTCTCAAATTTTTTCGAAATATAATACGTCAGTTTTTATGGTGTTTACTTCGGATGGCTACAATATGTACCAAGGTTCTGGATTCTTTATCAACAAAGATGGTTTGGCTGTCAGCAATTATCATGTGTTCAAAGGAACTGGCATTGGTGAGGAAGGGATTAAATTAGCTGGAAGCGATAAGGTGTACAAAGTAGAGGAAGTGATCATGAGCAGTGAAAATGAAGATTTTATTCTATTCCGTGTAGATGTTTCCAATACAGATTTTATTCCCGTTGCCAAATACAAACCGAATGTGGGTGAAAAAGTCTATGCTATTGGTAGCCCCCGTGGACTTGAAAATACCTTTTCTTCAGGAGAGGTATCGCAATGGCGTGACAAAAATTTAATGCAAATTTCTGCTTTAATTGATCACGGTAGCAGTGGTGGCGCATTGATAAATGAATACGGAGAAGTAGTCGGTATCACATCCGGTTCGTTTGCAGACGGCTCACAAGCCAATCTAAATTATGCATGGAGCATTGATGTGATAAAACCATATGTAAAAAACAAATAA
- a CDS encoding site-specific integrase, giving the protein MRSTFRVLFYTKNQAIKNGRVPVMGRITVNGTTASFSCKRDVPLALWDAKGNCAKGKSEEARRLNRELENIKAQIGKHYQYLSDHDSFLTAKKVYDRYNGFGEEIHSLMEIFNIQIRDYKRQIGKTKAQSTYRGLVDEYKCLSCYLKDKLGTEDIPLMSLDMDFIKNYYNWMLSVRGLAKSTAFERVNTLKWLMYLAMDEGWIHKHPFKKFVCKPEYKKRPFLSEEDLQRVISVKLSYRRQQAIRDMFVFMCFSGLAHADLKELSYRNVHTDSDGNTWLVGNRVKTKAPYVVKLLPIAVELIEKYRGVNEFKVSPDRVFPVGEIGSMEDSLKRIGEKAGCSVRVSPHVGRHSDFSFLLRYNVLQYISA; this is encoded by the coding sequence ATGAGGAGTACCTTTCGAGTTCTGTTCTACACCAAGAACCAGGCCATAAAAAATGGCCGTGTCCCTGTCATGGGGCGTATTACCGTCAACGGAACGACGGCGAGTTTCAGCTGCAAGCGTGATGTTCCCCTTGCCCTTTGGGATGCCAAAGGCAACTGTGCCAAAGGCAAATCCGAGGAGGCAAGACGGCTGAACCGGGAGCTGGAGAACATCAAGGCACAGATCGGCAAGCACTATCAATATCTCTCGGACCACGATTCGTTCCTGACAGCCAAGAAGGTCTATGACCGCTATAACGGCTTTGGCGAGGAGATCCATTCGTTGATGGAGATCTTCAATATCCAGATCCGGGATTACAAACGGCAGATCGGCAAGACGAAAGCCCAAAGCACCTACCGGGGGTTGGTGGACGAGTACAAGTGTCTGTCCTGTTACCTGAAGGACAAGTTGGGTACGGAGGATATCCCCCTGATGTCGCTGGACATGGATTTCATCAAGAACTATTACAACTGGATGCTTTCCGTGCGCGGGCTGGCCAAGTCAACGGCCTTCGAGCGCGTCAACACACTGAAATGGCTGATGTATCTGGCAATGGACGAGGGATGGATCCACAAGCACCCGTTCAAGAAGTTCGTGTGCAAGCCGGAATACAAGAAACGTCCTTTCCTCTCGGAGGAGGACCTGCAACGCGTTATCAGCGTCAAGCTGAGCTACAGGCGGCAGCAGGCCATCCGGGACATGTTTGTTTTCATGTGCTTCAGCGGCCTGGCCCATGCCGACCTGAAGGAACTTTCTTACCGGAATGTCCACACGGATTCGGACGGGAACACCTGGCTGGTTGGAAACCGTGTGAAGACCAAGGCACCCTATGTTGTCAAGCTGCTCCCGATAGCCGTCGAGCTGATCGAGAAATACAGGGGGGTGAACGAATTCAAGGTTTCTCCGGACAGGGTGTTCCCCGTGGGGGAAATAGGGAGTATGGAGGACAGTCTGAAACGTATCGGCGAGAAGGCCGGCTGCAGTGTCCGCGTCAGCCCGCATGTCGGAAGGCATAGCGATTTTTCTTTCTTGCTAAGATACAATGTATTACAATATATTTCGGCTTGA
- a CDS encoding MFS transporter, producing MIEKIHQKLSDSKVARWSVLALAAFTMLCGYFLTDVMAPLKPMLEEQLSWTSTEYGWFTSAYGWFNVFLFMLIIGGIVLDKMGVRFTGVASCILMIIGCSIKYYAISDAFTMEGELFGWKAQVMVAALGYAIFGVGVETAGITVSKIIVRWFKGKEMALAMGLEMATARLGTALALSITVPAAKYFGSISAPILLCLCMLCIGLIAFLVFCVMDRKLDASMDAIEQAEEEEPFRLKDILLIVTNKGFWLIALLCVLFYSAVFPFLKYATDLMVNKYNVDPELAGNIPAILPFGTILLTPFFGNLYDRKGKGATIMIFGALMLIGVHLLFTLPILNQWWFATIVMIVLGIAFSLVPSAMWPSVPKIIPEKQLGTAYALIFWVQNIGLSMVPLLIGWILDTYCKIDNGTGKPAYDYTIPMAVFTCFGVLALFIALMLKREDRIKGYGLELPNIQKDADKAEAEIIAKEMIAEP from the coding sequence ATGATAGAAAAAATTCATCAGAAACTAAGCGACTCGAAAGTCGCACGCTGGAGTGTACTCGCTTTGGCGGCATTCACGATGCTTTGCGGATACTTCCTTACGGATGTAATGGCTCCGCTTAAACCGATGTTGGAAGAACAGCTAAGCTGGACGAGTACGGAATATGGTTGGTTCACCAGCGCTTACGGCTGGTTCAACGTATTTCTCTTCATGTTGATCATTGGTGGTATCGTTCTGGATAAGATGGGTGTCCGTTTCACGGGTGTCGCTTCCTGTATCTTGATGATTATCGGTTGTTCCATTAAATATTACGCCATCTCGGATGCGTTTACGATGGAAGGAGAGCTTTTCGGATGGAAAGCGCAAGTGATGGTGGCCGCCCTCGGATACGCGATCTTCGGTGTCGGCGTGGAGACCGCCGGTATCACGGTATCTAAGATTATCGTACGGTGGTTCAAGGGAAAAGAGATGGCGTTGGCTATGGGCTTGGAGATGGCTACGGCTCGTTTGGGTACGGCCTTGGCTTTATCTATCACGGTTCCCGCCGCCAAGTACTTCGGTAGTATCTCCGCTCCTATCTTGCTTTGTCTTTGTATGTTGTGTATCGGTTTGATCGCCTTCCTCGTATTTTGCGTGATGGATCGCAAGCTGGACGCTTCGATGGACGCTATCGAGCAAGCCGAGGAGGAAGAGCCTTTCCGTTTGAAAGATATCTTATTGATCGTTACCAATAAGGGTTTCTGGTTGATCGCTCTGCTTTGCGTATTATTCTATTCGGCCGTATTCCCCTTCTTGAAATACGCTACGGACTTGATGGTCAATAAATATAACGTAGATCCGGAGTTGGCGGGAAATATCCCGGCTATCTTACCTTTCGGCACGATTCTTCTGACTCCGTTCTTCGGTAATTTATACGACCGCAAGGGTAAAGGGGCGACGATCATGATCTTTGGCGCCTTGATGTTGATCGGCGTGCATTTATTATTCACGCTTCCGATCTTGAATCAGTGGTGGTTCGCCACGATCGTGATGATCGTATTGGGTATCGCTTTCTCCTTGGTCCCATCGGCGATGTGGCCATCTGTTCCGAAGATTATCCCGGAGAAGCAATTAGGCACGGCTTATGCCTTGATTTTCTGGGTACAGAATATCGGTCTGAGTATGGTTCCCTTATTAATCGGCTGGATATTGGATACGTATTGCAAGATCGACAATGGTACGGGCAAACCGGCTTACGACTATACGATACCGATGGCAGTCTTCACCTGCTTCGGTGTACTCGCCCTCTTCATCGCCTTGATGTTGAAACGTGAGGACCGGATCAAAGGCTACGGCCTTGAATTGCCGAACATCCAAAAGGACGCCGATAAAGCCGAGGCCGAGATAATCGCTAAAGAGATGATCGCGGAGCCTTAA
- a CDS encoding response regulator transcription factor, which translates to MEKIKVLLVEDEPTLAMIIKDTLDGNEFDITLAANGEEGLSRYAEINPDIIVADIMMPKMDGFTMVKLIRKTDTHTPVLFLSARSAANDVVEGFELGGNDYLKKPFGMAELIVRIKALLHKVSVQRPEATSFRIGLYTFDSITQTLVYRGEKQLLSNRESEILKRLCDNKDQVLPMKEILIDLWGDDSFFNARSLHVFITKLRHKLSKDESIKILNIRGIGYKLIID; encoded by the coding sequence ATGGAAAAGATAAAAGTACTACTAGTAGAAGACGAGCCTACATTGGCCATGATCATCAAGGATACGCTGGATGGGAACGAGTTCGATATCACCCTAGCTGCGAATGGCGAGGAGGGCCTCTCCCGTTATGCGGAGATCAACCCGGACATTATCGTAGCGGATATCATGATGCCCAAGATGGATGGTTTCACGATGGTCAAATTGATCCGTAAGACGGATACGCACACCCCTGTCCTATTCCTATCGGCCCGTTCCGCGGCCAACGACGTGGTAGAGGGCTTCGAGCTGGGCGGCAACGATTACTTGAAAAAGCCTTTCGGCATGGCGGAATTGATCGTGCGCATCAAGGCGTTACTGCATAAGGTGTCCGTCCAAAGACCGGAAGCCACCTCTTTCCGTATCGGGCTTTATACGTTCGATTCCATCACGCAGACATTGGTCTACCGGGGAGAGAAACAACTCCTCAGTAACCGGGAATCCGAGATATTGAAGCGCCTTTGCGACAATAAGGACCAAGTATTACCGATGAAAGAGATCTTGATAGACCTTTGGGGGGATGATTCTTTCTTCAACGCACGCAGCCTGCATGTCTTTATCACCAAGCTACGTCATAAGTTATCGAAAGACGAGTCTATCAAGATTTTGAATATCCGGGGAATCGGATATAAACTGATCATTGATTGA
- a CDS encoding hybrid sensor histidine kinase/response regulator, producing the protein MEGRETDLEYNLLMGLTGASVSKHLLDEHFTLLWANDFYYDMIGYPKEEYEALFHNKPDLYFKGHDEAWNILSKNVYETIANKASGYETVIQMPTRKGKRWTKITSTFTDQLQDGIPISYTVMTDVEDVMRRRIEQTITYDNIPGFISKHKVHKDGSFTLLEANDKYMDFSGIDKNSFLSFSPFSRLDETSRNTMNAHIPCMLKGEPVHFVIQSKDKNGNGAWLQLNGECIGWEGDEPIYLIVYINITDITEQRELQKKLEKQSKQLKEALKSAEQANQAKSDFLARMSHDIRTPMNAIMGMATIAKAHVDERERILDCMEKINGASKLLLSLINEVLDMSKIESGRLILSEDEFNVGELLQDLVVMMQPEIKNKQQTLNIHVKNLRHENVKGDTQRIKQVLMNILSNAIKYTPENGRITIEIYEKDPHNGIGNYQFVFEDNGRGMKPEFLDKIFEPFERASDDEIKRIQGTGLGMSISHKIIQMMGGDIKVESEYGKGSRFTIDMPLVCRDQKPDDKIEVEGLEVLVVDDDKIACLNTSSCLREIGINSECVYSGSEAIEKVRQHHLAEKEYFAVIIDLKMPQMNGIETTRQIRRFVGADVPIIILSAYDLEEYEAEAKEVKANGFITKPLYKSKLLQVLRSFLDEGDQPEPIRPFKLSNVDYSGKRILLVEDNELNREIAVEIIGSTGITIDTAINGLDAVHKVAQSEEGFYQIILMDIQMPIMDGYEATRQIRSLQRRDIAHMPIIAMTANAFSEDVTNAIKAGMNYHLAKPIDIGALMGILSKYLQAPA; encoded by the coding sequence ATGGAAGGGCGAGAGACGGATCTAGAATACAACTTATTGATGGGGCTTACGGGAGCTAGCGTCAGCAAACATTTATTGGATGAGCATTTCACACTTTTATGGGCAAATGACTTCTATTACGATATGATAGGTTACCCCAAAGAAGAATATGAAGCTCTTTTCCACAATAAACCCGATTTGTATTTTAAAGGTCATGATGAAGCTTGGAATATATTATCCAAGAATGTTTACGAGACGATAGCTAATAAAGCCAGCGGTTACGAAACCGTTATCCAGATGCCAACGAGAAAAGGGAAAAGATGGACTAAAATCACCTCAACGTTTACCGACCAACTACAAGACGGCATCCCTATCTCCTATACGGTAATGACCGATGTAGAGGACGTAATGCGAAGGCGGATCGAGCAAACGATCACTTATGATAATATCCCCGGCTTCATATCCAAGCATAAGGTACATAAAGACGGCAGTTTTACATTGCTGGAGGCAAATGATAAATATATGGACTTCTCTGGTATCGATAAAAATTCTTTTTTATCTTTCAGTCCTTTCTCCCGTTTAGATGAAACAAGCCGTAATACGATGAACGCACATATCCCCTGTATGCTAAAAGGGGAACCTGTACATTTCGTTATCCAGTCGAAAGACAAAAACGGCAACGGCGCTTGGCTACAGTTGAACGGGGAATGTATCGGCTGGGAAGGTGACGAGCCTATCTATCTTATCGTTTACATCAATATCACCGACATTACCGAACAGAGGGAGTTGCAAAAGAAACTGGAGAAACAGTCAAAGCAACTTAAAGAAGCACTAAAGTCGGCGGAACAAGCCAACCAAGCCAAATCTGATTTTCTCGCCCGCATGAGCCACGATATCCGTACACCCATGAACGCCATCATGGGAATGGCGACTATAGCCAAAGCCCATGTAGATGAACGTGAAAGAATATTAGATTGTATGGAAAAAATCAATGGAGCCTCTAAATTATTATTGAGTCTGATTAATGAGGTTCTCGATATGTCCAAGATCGAAAGTGGCAGGTTAATTCTTTCGGAGGATGAGTTCAATGTGGGTGAGCTCTTGCAAGACTTGGTCGTTATGATGCAACCGGAGATCAAAAACAAACAACAAACTTTAAATATACACGTCAAGAACCTTAGGCATGAGAATGTAAAAGGCGATACGCAGCGTATCAAACAGGTATTGATGAATATCCTCTCGAACGCAATTAAGTATACGCCGGAGAATGGGCGAATCACGATAGAAATCTACGAGAAGGACCCTCATAACGGCATCGGAAATTATCAATTCGTGTTTGAGGATAACGGAAGAGGTATGAAACCGGAGTTTCTGGATAAGATTTTCGAGCCTTTCGAGCGTGCGAGCGATGATGAGATCAAGAGGATACAAGGCACTGGCCTCGGGATGTCGATCAGCCATAAGATCATTCAGATGATGGGAGGAGATATCAAGGTGGAGAGTGAATATGGCAAAGGTTCCCGCTTCACCATTGACATGCCATTGGTTTGTCGGGATCAGAAGCCCGATGATAAGATAGAGGTAGAAGGTTTAGAGGTTCTTGTGGTAGATGATGATAAGATCGCTTGTCTAAACACGTCTAGCTGTTTGCGAGAGATCGGGATAAACAGTGAATGCGTATATTCAGGTAGCGAAGCTATAGAAAAAGTACGACAGCATCATTTAGCGGAGAAAGAGTATTTCGCCGTGATCATTGACTTGAAGATGCCTCAAATGAACGGCATTGAAACAACCCGGCAAATCAGACGTTTCGTGGGAGCGGACGTACCGATCATCATTCTCTCCGCATACGATCTTGAGGAATATGAGGCAGAGGCTAAGGAGGTTAAGGCCAATGGATTCATCACCAAGCCTCTCTATAAGTCCAAGCTACTCCAAGTATTGAGATCTTTCCTTGACGAAGGAGACCAGCCGGAACCGATCCGCCCATTCAAGTTATCAAACGTCGATTATTCCGGCAAGCGCATCTTGCTGGTGGAGGATAACGAGTTAAATCGTGAGATCGCCGTAGAGATCATCGGCAGCACCGGTATCACTATCGATACGGCGATAAATGGGCTCGACGCCGTACATAAAGTCGCCCAATCGGAAGAAGGATTTTACCAGATAATACTGATGGATATCCAGATGCCTATCATGGACGGTTATGAGGCGACCCGGCAGATTCGTTCCCTCCAACGAAGGGATATCGCACATATGCCAATTATAGCCATGACCGCCAACGCTTTTTCCGAAGACGTGACAAACGCTATCAAAGCGGGCATGAATTATCATTTGGCTAAACCGATTGATATTGGGGCGTTGATGGGCATCCTTAGTAAATATTTACAAGCGCCCGCATAA
- a CDS encoding TIGR03905 family TSCPD domain-containing protein — protein METRRITYTPQGGVCSKLMVIDAKDGVIENVQIVGGCHGNGQGMCALLKGMRIEDAIGRLSGIDCHGRGTSCPDQMAQALKQFNQ, from the coding sequence ATGGAAACACGACGTATAACCTATACGCCTCAAGGAGGTGTTTGTTCTAAGTTGATGGTGATCGACGCGAAGGATGGCGTGATCGAGAATGTGCAGATTGTAGGAGGTTGCCACGGTAACGGGCAAGGCATGTGCGCCTTATTGAAAGGTATGCGCATCGAAGACGCTATCGGTCGTTTGTCTGGCATCGATTGTCATGGAAGGGGAACTTCATGCCCGGACCAGATGGCACAGGCATTGAAGCAATTCAATCAATGA
- a CDS encoding bifunctional folylpolyglutamate synthase/dihydrofolate synthase codes for MTYEETLHYLYTSIPVFQHSGASAYKPGLGTSIALDDYLGNPHKAYKTIHVAGTNGKGSVSHLLAAILRQSGFKVGLYTSPHLVDFRERIRVNGKKISQDYVVDFVERHRSFFEPLHPSFFELTSSMAFEYFRDQQVNYAVIEVGLGGRLDSTNIITPILSIITNISLDHTQFLGDTEEKIAAEKAGIIKKGVPALLGEAEKQSVYDVFKNKAEEVGAPFYYAQRMDMVKDECRLTVGGKWFFPSVEYGEIQGELGGEVQVRNAVTVLSAIHILRTELGVDIIPEAVHEGFAHVTKLTGLMGRWQTLRSKPTVICDTGHNVGGWEHLAEHLKVLRQYCGQIYMIVGMVNDKDIDGVLSLMPQDAFYFFTQASVERAMPVEDFAVKAMRHGLSGTLCDTVQDAVEKALRRARENDLIFIGGSTFIVADALPLFMKEDEYK; via the coding sequence ATGACATACGAGGAAACGCTACACTATCTATATACCAGCATCCCGGTCTTCCAACACAGCGGAGCTTCCGCTTACAAACCCGGTCTTGGTACAAGTATCGCCCTAGATGATTATCTGGGAAATCCGCATAAAGCCTATAAGACCATCCATGTAGCCGGGACAAACGGCAAAGGCTCGGTCAGCCATCTATTGGCGGCCATTCTCCGGCAATCCGGTTTCAAGGTCGGGCTTTATACCTCTCCCCACTTAGTGGACTTCCGGGAACGCATCCGGGTGAACGGGAAAAAGATCTCCCAAGATTACGTGGTTGATTTCGTCGAGCGTCATCGTTCTTTCTTCGAGCCTCTCCATCCTTCTTTCTTCGAGTTAACGTCCAGCATGGCTTTTGAGTATTTCCGCGACCAGCAGGTAAATTACGCGGTTATCGAGGTCGGGCTTGGCGGTCGTTTGGACAGTACGAACATTATCACTCCGATCTTGAGTATTATCACGAATATCAGTCTGGATCATACGCAATTCTTGGGAGATACGGAGGAGAAGATAGCGGCGGAGAAAGCCGGCATTATCAAGAAAGGCGTACCGGCACTTCTTGGGGAAGCCGAGAAACAATCGGTTTACGACGTTTTCAAAAACAAGGCGGAAGAAGTTGGCGCACCTTTCTACTACGCCCAACGAATGGACATGGTAAAAGACGAGTGCAGGCTGACGGTCGGTGGCAAATGGTTCTTCCCTTCCGTTGAATATGGAGAAATCCAAGGAGAACTTGGCGGTGAGGTGCAGGTAAGAAATGCTGTCACCGTATTATCCGCCATCCATATATTACGAACGGAATTGGGTGTAGATATCATCCCGGAAGCGGTACACGAGGGTTTCGCCCACGTAACGAAACTGACGGGATTGATGGGACGTTGGCAAACCTTGCGATCCAAACCGACCGTCATTTGCGACACGGGGCATAATGTAGGAGGCTGGGAGCATCTAGCGGAGCATCTGAAAGTCTTGCGTCAATATTGCGGGCAAATCTATATGATCGTCGGCATGGTAAACGACAAGGATATCGATGGCGTATTATCCTTGATGCCGCAAGACGCTTTTTATTTCTTCACGCAAGCCTCCGTGGAGAGAGCGATGCCCGTAGAGGATTTCGCCGTGAAAGCCATGCGTCACGGACTGTCCGGTACCCTTTGCGATACGGTGCAAGACGCTGTCGAGAAAGCGTTAAGAAGGGCTCGTGAGAACGACCTGATCTTTATCGGAGGCAGTACGTTTATCGTAGCGGACGCTCTCCCCTTGTTCATGAAAGAAGACGAATACAAATAA
- a CDS encoding membrane protein: MAQKKESFFWTSYSDLMTSLFFVMLVLFILVIVLLHKRMEATEAQLQEIKKVEQSTKDLSRDYFQYRSDYKKYVLTIQVRYPAGKSDLNDIVSTDKEAQLRQLAAAGREIRDFLKNHSENQYILIIEGQASKDNFLYNYELSYQRALALMRFWIEDSRITFGSNCEILISGSGDGKLDTHSMRETNDERENQRFLIHILPKNIFENNENK, encoded by the coding sequence ATGGCTCAGAAAAAGGAATCGTTTTTTTGGACAAGTTACTCAGACTTGATGACAAGTTTGTTTTTTGTCATGTTAGTATTATTCATTCTTGTAATTGTTCTTCTACATAAGCGTATGGAGGCAACAGAAGCTCAGTTACAAGAGATTAAAAAGGTTGAGCAATCAACAAAAGATTTAAGTCGAGATTATTTTCAATATCGTTCAGATTACAAAAAATATGTTCTAACAATTCAAGTTCGCTATCCTGCCGGAAAGTCTGACTTGAATGATATTGTATCTACGGATAAAGAAGCCCAATTACGTCAATTGGCTGCGGCAGGACGCGAAATACGAGATTTCTTAAAAAACCATAGTGAGAATCAATATATTCTTATAATAGAGGGGCAAGCGTCAAAAGACAACTTCCTTTATAATTATGAATTAAGTTACCAACGGGCATTAGCACTTATGCGTTTTTGGATTGAAGATTCACGTATTACATTTGGGAGTAATTGCGAAATTCTAATATCTGGCAGTGGAGATGGCAAACTTGATACTCATTCTATGCGAGAAACAAATGACGAAAGAGAGAATCAGCGTTTCCTTATTCATATATTGCCAAAAAACATTTTTGAAAACAATGAAAATAAATAA